GATAATGCTGTATTAGATGATGAGTGCGTAGATTGCCCAAGTTGTTTCTTGGAACCACTTGGTTCATTAGTGTCACCGGCTAGGAGAGATCGTGCAGATACTCGTGTTTTTGTATTAAAAAACGCTGATGGCTCACCATTCCACGCGTTCTTTAGCGGCGAAGACAATGCTTGCGTATCAATCTTCTTCCGCGTGGAAGATATATTTGATAACTGTTGTGCAACACTTCGTGTCCTGATTCCAGGACGCAGCGACAACGGAGGATTTGTGCCGGTTAATCTCGTAGCTGGCGGAGACAGATGCTGTATTAACCTTGAAAGAGTCTGTCAGGTTAATCGCTTCAGAGCAAGCAATGACTGTATTACAGTTGATTTAAATTGTTTCTGTGCAATACAGTGTATTGCAGATGTCGATCTTGGTCTTTGTGACTAATGATTGGTAATAAAATGAGCCAGTCGATTAATCCGGCTGGCTTTTTTTGTTTATCGCTTTATTCCGATCATCATAACATCTTTTAAACTCTTGAAAGGTATCGTTTCAGTTGTTTGATTTGGAAATCGAATGGTTACATCTTGTTCGTTGTACTCGACTAAATAGCCCTGGTAATTCTTTTCTTCGGTATAAAAAACGCATGGAACAGGTGGTAATGCTTTAGGGAAATTGTCCAGGTATTCTAAACGCTCCATAAGATTCATTTCCTTAAAGCCTTTTACGCGGTTAAATGCACGTTGTTTTTCTTGATTACTTTGGGTTTTTTTCTCCTGCTTTACTTCTTTAACTTTAGACTCTTTAGGTAAATCAGTCTTAGCCAATGAAACCTCAAAGACCTTCTTGTTGTTTTCCTCCTCTAGCTGTGGTTCTTCCATCGGCAGTTGGACCTCCTGCCGGTTTGTAAAAATTTCCTGCATGTTTTTTACAGGTGTATCTAAAAAAGTCTGTGAAACGTAAAGTAACGGTCCACGTTTTGGCTTTTTCTCCATCCAATTCACCTCCATTTACCTACCCCTACACTCTATATGTATGCAATTTGCCTATACTCGTTCTTAAAAAAATCGATATAAAAAGCCCACTAATCAATTTTAGCGGGCATGACAATTTATAAAATATGAAATCCTGAATCGACGTGAATATTTTCTCCTGTAATACCCCGCGACAGATTGCTGAATAGGAATAGTGCAGTATCACCGACTTCTTCTGGCGTTGTAGCTCTACGTAAAGGTGCTTTTTCTTCAATCACCTTTGTAATCTGATTAAAATCACTAATACCTTTTGCTGATAGAGTTCTTATTGGACCAGCTGAGATTGAATTGACACGAATCCCTTCCTTGCCTAGGTCTTCAGCCAAATAACGAACGCTTGCGTCTAAGGAAGCCTTCGCAACACCCATGACATTATAATTCGGTATTACTCGTTCCCCGCCTAAATAAGTTAGAGTGACAATACTTCCGCCTTCGGTCATCAATCCTCTAGCCTCTTTTGCCACAGCTGTTAAAGAGTAAGAACTAATGTTATGCGCCAACAAGAAGCCTTCTCTTGTTGTATTCAAATATTCTCCGCTTAATTCTTCTTTATTTGCAAATGCAATACAGTGTGCAACACCATGGATGGTACCTACAGCTTCCTTGATTTCAGTAAAGCATTTCGCTACTTCCTCATCCTTTGTTACATCACATGGCAGCACAAGGGTACCTTCTGCTTCCAAGGACTCCGCCAATTCTCTAACACTGCTTTCAAGTCTTTCACCTGCATATGTGAAAATTAATCGTGCTCCTGCATTGTTCAGCGAACGAGCAATACCCCATGCAATACTACGTTTATTTGCAACACCCATTACTACATATGTTTTTCCTGCTAAAGAAAGATTCATAAATGAACTAGTCCCCCTACTTAAACTTTTATATTAGTTATTAGTACTTGGTACTAATATTACACTATTTACTAAAAAATGAAAAGTACAGCATTTTTAGCATTTAGAACTCGAGCTCCCTTTTCAATTCATCCACATATTCCTTTGAGCCAGTAACAATCAAACGATCTTTCAATAACAGCTCAGTGTCACCATGAGGAACTATGGAATCCTTTCCTCGGAAAATCCGCACAAAAATGACATCACCTGTAAACGGGAACCTCCTTAATGTCATACCATCAAACTGTTCATTTTGCATTCTTATTTCATATAGTGAGGTTTCTTGATTTGTTAGAATGTTAATAACACTAGGTGTTTCGATTAAGGCCCGAAGTAATGTTTTGGTTGACATGAAGGAAGAGAAAACCTCAATGTCCTTTTCTCTCAAGCTTTGCTCAAGTTCGGGACCTTCAATACGAGCGATTATTCTCGATACTCCCATTTCCTTCGCTTTTATCGCTAAATCTGCGTTTGTCTGTTCATTTCCTGTAGAAAGAACAATGATTTCATTTTGAAAAATTTTATTTTTTTCGATCGTTTCTAATGAATAATCAACGATCTCGACGATATCAAACAATGAATTTGAAGTCATTTTTTCATATTTTTCCATTTTCGTATGATATAAAACCGGTTCGTAAAGACCCGACTTAAGTTCCCTTGATACAGGCAATGTTACTTGGTTTGCTCCTAAAAAGGCAATTCTTACTTTTGGGTGCGCCGCCACTTCAAATGGGAATAATTTTTTAAAAGCAATCGGTGTAAAAATAGAAGTTATGACGGCAACAAGAATCAGTGTTCCACTCATCTCCGGAGTAATAACCTCCATACGCTCCCCAATGGTCGCTGCAGCAATTACTAATGATAGAGTAGATGTGAGTAAAAAACCTGAAGCTAGTACAGTTTTGGTATCGTACCAGATCTTCAGTAAATAAACCGGGACAACCTTTGAAAGTAAAAGTCCTACTAATAATAATGGGATTAATAACAATAGCTTTTTATCTGCAAAAAGTGACCAAATATCTAATTCCACACCAATCATTACAAAAAAGATTGGTATTAAGAAACCATAGCCGAAGGAATCTAATTTATGGACCAGTTCCTGGTTTGGTGAAAGAAGAGAAACCAATACGCCGGCAAGGAACGCTCCAAGAATATTTTCCGCCCCTACCGTTTCAGAGAGCCCAACTAACACGATAATAAGCATAAAAACTGCACGAGTCCCAATTTGTACAGTCCCTTTTGAAAGAGACTCTAGTAAGGGACGATTCTTAAACCTTTTGCCCACAAAATACAATACAACTCCGGCTGCAAACAAAATCAGTAACAGCCATGTATTTCCCTGTCCTGGGTCATATAAAGACACAAAGATGGCCAAGAGAATCATGGTCACTAAATCTGCCACAACGGCGACCAATAAGATAATTTGACCAATATTTGTCTTCATAAGGTGTGCTTCTTTTAAGGTTGGAACCACGACTCCTAAAGAAATAGTTGATATAATGAGTGTCATTAAAAAGGCATTTTCAATAAAACCAGCAAAAACAAACAAATAGGATAAACCTAATGAGAAGATAAATATTCCTGTAAAAATCATAGACGAGACCATGAAGGTATTTGGTTCTTTTTTACCACTAGGCAGCGTGATAGGTTTCTTACTTCCTCTAAAAGCAGTAAAATCAATCTCTAATCCACTAAGGAACATCAAGAAAATAAATCCTAGAGTAGAAAGTGTTGATAACCACATATCTTCGTGAACTACGTTAAAACCGCTTTTTCCAATCACAAGCCCCATAATGATTTCTGCGACCACCACAGGAATATAATTTAATCGTAACCTGTGGAGCAGAATAGGCGTTACAAAGGCCACTGTCACGACAATTAATAAAGAAATTACAGACGCATGCTGTTCCATAAATCGTCCTCCTTCGTTTCTTTTATAAAAATCATCAAATCTACAAAAAATAAATATAAAGGGGGAATCATTTCAATGAAAATTGATATCATCGGTGATATACATGGGTGTTTACCCGAATTTGAAGCCTTAACAAAAAAATGCGGTTACGAATGGAAGGAAGGAATCCCAGTACACCCAGAAGACAGGCGTTTAGCCTTTGTTGGGGATTTAACGGACCGTGGTCCAGCTTCCTTAAAAGTTGCTGAAATAGTCTGGCGGCTTGTAATCGAACAGAAACAGGCATTTTATACGCCAGGGAACCATTGCAATAAGCTTTACCGATACTTCCTTGGGAGTAAGGTCCAGGAAACACATGGACTTGAAACGACTGTAGCAGAATATAAGTCATTAGCTAAAAAAGATCAGCAGTCCATTCGAAATAAATTTGTCGACCTTTACGAAAAATCACCGCTTCATTTAGTGTTAGATCAAAAAAAGTTAGTGATAGCACACGCTGGGATAAAAGAAGAATTTATCGGAAAAACAAATTCTAAAGTTAAGACCTTTGTCCTTTATGGAGATATAACGGGTGAAAAACATCCTGACGGTTCCCCAGTTAGAAGAGATTGGGCGAAACACTATACAGGTAAAGCAATCATTGTATATGGGCATACCCCAGTAAAAGAACCAAGAGTAATCAATAATACATATAATATTGATACTGGAGCTGTTTTTGGCGGTAAGTTAACGGCGCTTCGATATCCTGAGTTGGAAATCGTTTCGGTAGATTCTACTATGCCATATATTAAAGAGAAATTTAAAGACTTTGATTAAAAATAGGGAAAATAATCCTAAGTACATCGACAAATTTCCTAGGAAATCATCAAAAAATGCAAAAGGCTGGCCTATTAAAGGGCAGCCTTTATTATTTCATTCATATCTAAAGGAAGTGGTGCAGTGAATGTCATTTCCCTGCCGTTAAAAGGGTGTATAAAGTGGATCTTTTTACAATGCAGGGCCTGTCGCTCAATAAGTATAAGATTTCCCCCATATAAGTCATCTCCCAGTAAGGGATGACCAATAAATGACATATGAACCCGAATTTGATGAGTTCTGCCAGTCTCCAGCTGCAGCTCTACATGAGTTAAATCTTTATACCTTTTTAACACTTTGTAATGGGTGCAGGCATATTGTCCATCAATACGGACTTCTCTCTCTATTATACTGTCAGCCTTCCTGCCAATCGGTTCTTCGATCGAGCCCATTTCAAGCTTTAAACTACCCTGAGCAAATGCTTCATACGTTCTTTTAACATGACCGTTTTGCTGCTGCTTACTTAATAAATGATGGACATGCCTTTGTTTTGCAATTAAAACAATCCCTGAGGTATCCCGGTCTAAACGAGTAACAATATGAGAGGTAGCCCTAATACCTATTTCTTCGTAATACCCTACCAAGGCATTTGCCAAACTTCCATTAGGATGTTCTCTAGATGGAATGGTACTCATCCCCGCTGGTTTATTAACTACTAGGATAAATGGATCTTCAAAAAGGATCTCTAATTCGATTTTTTCGCCGATAACGCCTTCGCTTGGGTTTTCAGGAGGAAAAATTACGGTCACAATATCATCTGCTTTTAACAAATAGCGGACATTCACTTCTATGTTATTAACCAGAATCTTACCGCCTTTGAATTTTATATCCGTTAGAGCAATCCTAGATATTTCCTTTTCTTTCAGGAACTCCTTGATCATTCGACCCTCATGCTCTTCATTAATAGTCCACTGCAATTCAAAATTTGGTTTCACGTGGCGTCCTCCGCATGATGATTAGTCTGAATCTGATATAAAGGAGTCATGAACCCTCTTCCAGAAAGGAAATGGCCGGAAACGTGCAAAACGAATTTTTTCATCTGGCACCCTAAATTGAATCGATTTTACATCTTTATGAAGTAATGTTAGATGATCAACAGTTACCTGAAAATCCAGACGATTAACTGGTTTTAACATACAGGTATGATGGGAAGGCAGAATAAGCGGTGAGCCGACTGTTCGAAAGACACGGTTATTAATGGATGCCATCTCTGCAACCTGCAATGCGGATATTGAAGGATGGATAATAGCCCCGCCAAGCGCTTTATTATATGCGGTACTGCCGGAGGGTGTGGAAACACATAAACCATCACCCCGGAAGCGTTCAAAGTGCTGACCGCGGATTTCGACATCCATAACCAATGTGCCCTCTACACTTTTTACGGTTGATTCATTAAGCGCTAGATATCGAGATTCCTTTCCAGCATGCTGATAACGAATAATGACCTCTATTAAAGGATATTCAACAACCTGATAGGGAGTTTTGGCAATGGCAATCACAAGTTTTTCGATTTCATCAGGTGTCCAGTCTGCATAAAAGCCTAGATGGCCTGTATGTATTCCGACAAAAGCAGTTTTATCCAAGCGGCTGCTGTATCGGTGAAAAGCATATAGAAGTGTCCCATCTCCACCAATCGAAACGACAATATCCGGTTGATCCTCATCGTATATAAGATCGAAATCGAGTAAGTAAGTACGCATTTTATGCATCAAGATATTCGATTTTTGATCTCCTTTGGATGTAATCGCAAATTTCATAAATGTTTTCTCCTTGTACTGAAATGCTTACTCTTATCAGCTTTTCTCTTCCTGCTTAAACTCCTTATTTCTTGTAAAAAATGCTTGTGCCTCTTGAATCTCACCACGAATCAAGGACATTTCCTCATCAAGACGAAACGCCGCCTCTGCAGCACTTTGCAGTCTCATTTTAATATCAGCTGGGAAAATTCCTTTATATTTATAATTTAACGTGTGTTCTATTGTCGCCCAAAAGTTCATTGCCAATGTCCTGATTTGAATTTCAGCAAGTATTTTCTTTTCCCCATGGATCGTTTGTACAGGATAACGTATCACAACATGGTAAGAACGATATCCGCTCGTTTTTTTATGTGATATATAATCCCTTTCCTCGACGATTTCAAGGTCATTTCGGTTCCTTAATAAGCTGACAACATAATGAATATCATCGACAAATTGACACATGATACGCATACCGGCAATGTCCTGCATTTCCTCTTCCAATTTATCTAGTGGAATACCTTTTTGATTTGCCTTATCAAGGATACTTGCAATCGGCTTGACTCGACCGGTGACAAATTCGATCGGTGAATGGCTGGAGTCTAACTCAAATTGTCCTCTCATGCCCTTTAATTTTATTTTCAGCTCTGATACTGCTTGTTTATATGGAGCTAAGAATTGGTCCCAATGCTTCATGATTCCACCTCAATAACAAACTATAATATTTTTAAAATATCCCTTCTACTTTTGTGACCATCTCTTCACCATAATTACTATTTCCTCTTATGTTGTTGATAACTTCAACTAATTCCTCATTAAAGTTAGTTAACTCCAATTCTTCCTTATCAAAGTGAATCCAAACTGGAATTTGTTTTGTTACTGTCTCTTTTAATAATGGCCAAATGGGTTCAGGAATCTCGATATATGTATAACCCTCTTGATTCTCCATTAAATAAACAAAGGAAAATTGCTTAGAATCAACAAGAATTTGGTCTGTTTGAGTTAACCCAGTGATCGGCCCGCTTGCTTGTAATCGTAACTTATTGTTTAAAATGTTCGCTGCGTTAATTAGTATTCTTTTATTCATTATTATTACCTCCAACATTTACCCTACTATTTTAGCATAATCTATCCATTTCTCCCAAGAATTGCGGTTCGGCCAAATGCTAAGATAAAATAGAAGGACGAAAAGAAAGGGATGGACTTACGATGTCAGAGACAATTGAAATAGAATTTAAAAATTTACTCACAAAAGTCGAGTATAAAAAACTGCTTAATGCATTTACCGTAAAGGATGAGGAAATCATCAGCCAATCAAATCATTATTTTGACACACCCGATTTTACACTAAAGGAGTTAGGTTCTGCTTTAAGGACCAGGGAAAAAAATGATCACTATGAAATGACATTAAAGCAGCCGGCTGACATTGGTCTGTTAGAAACCACACAAACTTTATCTAAAAATGAATTCCTGGCTGCGATCAATACTGGAATACTCCCTAAGGGAATTATTCAGGAGCGTTTGGAACAATTAAATATACCGTTTACGAATTTAGAATATTTCGGCTCTCTCACAACTAAAAGGGCTGAATTTCCATACAACGAAGGGCTCCTCGTATTGGATCATAGCCTATATCTAAATACGGAAGACTACGAGATTGAATACGAAGTGCTGGATTTTCAACGTGGTCAGGTTGCCTTCAAAGCGCTGCTCGAACAATATAATATACCCTTACGAATAACCCCAAATAAGATTGCTCGGTTTTATCAGCAAAAAATATAAGCGGTTTATTTGAGATATGAAAAATGCATTGATAAAATAATAATACAAACATATTTAAAGGAGTTGTCAACATGTATGAGAAAAAGCCTACTCCATTTGAAGCCCTTGGCGAAGATACCTTACACCGCCTAGTGGATACTTTTTATGGTCTAGTTGCACAACATCCTGATCTTGCACCTATCTTTCCAAATGAATTTTCCGAAATTGCCCGTAAACAAAAGCAATTTTTAACACAATATTTGGGGGGACCAGCGTTGTATACTGAAGAGCATGGTCATCCGATGATGCGTGCACGTCATTTGCCTTTTCCCATTACTCCTACCCGTGCAAAAGCATGGTTATCTTGCATGAAACAAGCGATGGACAAGACTGGATTAGAGGGTCCAATAAGGGATGAATTTTATTCTAGGCTCTATCTTACTGCACAACACATGATTAATAAGCCAGATGACAGTGAGATAACAGGTGAAGATTCGTGAGTAACCCTTGGTTCACTTCAAAGCAGCAAGTCTACAATTACGATAAGAAGCCACTTGAAATATATATGTTTATCGATCCTTTATGCCCAGAGTGTTGGGCACTCGAGCCAATCTTAAAAAAACTGCACATTGAATATGGCCGCTATTTTTCCATTAAACACGTTTTAAGTGGGCGTATCGCAAATTTAAATGTTAGCAAAAAGAAAAATTATGAAGTAATTGCAGAATTATGGGAAAAGACAGCTAGCAGATCGGGAATGTCCTGTGATGGGAGCCTTTGGTTAGAAAACCCTGTAGCTTCACCGTATATTGCTTCTGTTGCAATAAAGGCAGCAGAACTGCAAGGCAGACGAGCGGGTATTCGGTTTCTTCGCAAGGTGCAAGAAAAACTCTTTATTGATAAACAAAACATCTCCCATTTTGATGTATTAAAATCTTGTGCAAAGAGTGCAGGATTAGATGTCGAGGAATTCATTTCTGATTTCCATTCTGAAAGTTCGGCGAAAGCATTTCAGTGTGACTTAAAAATCACCACTGAAATGGAGGTACAAGAAATTCCCACCCTTGTATTTTTTAACGAGAATGTAGAAGACGAAGGAATTAAAATAACTGGTTCTTATCCGTATGAAGTCTATGTGCAAATTCTTGAAGAAATGCTTTCTGAACAGCCAGTAAAAAATCCGCCGCCGCCATTAGAGACATTTTTGAAATATTTTAAACTAGTGGCCTCAAAAGAAATTGCAGTCGTTTATAACATGTCTATTACTCAGGTTGAACGGGAAATGAAAAAATTGTTATTACTTCAAAAGGTTGAACAGCTTCCGGCAAAATATGGGACTTTTTGGCGATATGTTGAAGATTAGTAACTATTTCCTAAACATAAAAAGACCTTGCAGCTAAAACTGCAAGGCCTTTTTCTATTAATACGAACAAAGGGGATGGGAGAAATTTTTCACGGTCAAACAAAGGGGTATATGTTTGTTGTGATTAACTTCACGTATAGAATATACCATGTGATTGACCACGTTGACAATGTGATTGTGCGTTATTTCACATAATTGTCAAAATATCATATTTTATAATTTTGGACAATACACTATAGTAACTCCAAAAATAAGGTGGCATTTCCCATGTTTAATTTACCTGTTATTCTTATGATTTTGTTTATTTTTTTCGGATTTTCTCTCCATATCCTTGCGTTAATGAAGGTCTTTCCTTTGATCATTAGTATTCCACTTTTTTTTATTTCCATTTTTATGTTTGTTTTTTATCTAAATGATAGAAAACGTTTTAAAGGGTTTTAAAAGGAGAGTACCATTGGATACTCTCCCTTTTACTAGGATAATAACTGTTCTAATTCATTTAATTTCTCTTCGAACACTTTGCATGCGTCTCTAATTGGGTCGGCGCTTGTCATGTCTACTCCCGCCTTTTTTAGTACTTCTATTGGGTAATCAGAGCTTCCTGCGCTTAAGAAATCGATATAGCGTTTAACCGCTGGCTCGCCTTCCTCTAGAATCTGCTTGCTTAACGCGGTTGCTGCACTAAAGCCGGTTGCATATTGATATACATAATAGTTGTAATAGAAATGTGGAATTCTAGCCCATTCTAAGCCGATTTCCTCATCGATAACGATATCTTCTTCACCAAAATACTTCTTATTCAGAGCATAGTATTCACTAGTTAATGAATCCGCTGTTAAAGCCTCATTATTTTGAGCTTTTTGATGAATGAGATGTTCATACTCTGCAAACATCGTTTGTCGGAAAACAGTACCTCTGAAGCCTTCTAAATAATGATTTAACAAATAGATTCTTTTTTGCTCATCGTCAATGGTTTTTAATAAATAATCATTTAATAATGCTTCGTTACAAGTTGAGGCTACTTCCGCAACAAAAATAGAATAGTTTCCATAAGGATACGGCTGATTTTTTCTTGTATAGTAGCTATGGACGGAATGGCCAAATTCATGAGCCAATGTAAATAAGTTATTTACATTATCCTGCCAATTCATAAGAATATATGGATTTGTTCCATAAGCTCCAGAAGAATAAGCTCCGCTTCGCTTTCCTTTATTTTCGTGTACGTCTACCCAGCGGTTCTCAAAACCCTCTTTTAAAATTTGGGAATATTCTTCGCCTAGTGGAGCAAGCCCTTTTATTACAAGCTCTTCTGCCTGTTTATAAGGTATTTCCATTTTGACATCTTTTACAAGAGGAGTGTAAAGATCGTACATATGCAGTTCGTCTACTCCTAAAACTTTTTTACGGAGTTTCACGTAACGGTGCAATAGGTGTAAGTGATCATTTACCGTGTTTACTAAATTATCATACACGCTTTCAGGAATATTATTGGCAGATAGTGCTGCATGCCTGGCAGAATCATATTTTCTGATTCTTGCATTAAAATTATCCTTTTTCACATTGCCGCTGATTGTACTTGCAAAGGTATTGCGGAAATTTCCATACGTGTCGTATACTGCTTTGAAAGCATCACGGCGAACCCTTTGGTCGGCACTTTCGAGAAAACGGATATATCGGCCGTGGGTAATCTCAACCTCTTCACCATTTTCATCTTTTACAGAAGGGAATTTTAAATCTGCATTATTTAACATCCCGAAGGTATTGCTGGAGGCATCCATTACCTCACTAGCTTCCGCTAATAACGCTTCCACCTCTCCGGACAAAACGTGCGGTCTCTGAAGATTAATCTCTTCGATTGCATGCTCATAAAGCTTTAATTCAGTTTTTTTATTTAAAAATCCCTTAACTTTACTTTCCTCTAAAGATAGAATCTCAGGAACAATAAATGCTAATTGACTGCCAGCTTGTGAGTATAAATTTTTCATCCTGTCATCTAATCCTTGGTAAAAGGAGTTCGTTGTATCCTGGTCATAACGCATATGGGCGTATGTATAAAGCTTGCCGATTCTTTCAAGCAGCTTATCCTGAAATTGAAGAGCATTATAAAGAGTGTCGGCACTCTCCCCAAGTTTCCCCTCAAACTCTTTGATTCCTGATATTTGACTTTTGACGTCTTGAAATTCATTTTCCCATTCTTTATCGCTAGCGAAGATATCTTCCAATCTCCATGTCTCTTCAACAGGAATTTCACTTCTTGAAGGCAACGCCTTTACTACAGCTTCGTTTGCCATAAACATCCTCCATTCAAAAAATATTCGGATCACGAAAAATGTTAACCCTGTTAATTATTCTCCTTTTTTCATGTTATTTCCTTTAATTTTTTTGTTTTACCCAATATATTATGCCCTAAAGTTATATTTCATTTATATTTTTGCGAGGAAGAACTTATTTTTTTGACAAAATTCATTCCTCCGTTCTTCCTTTTCCCGATTAGATTTTGGTATGAAGATACTAGTTTCGAGTTGAA
This genomic stretch from Neobacillus niacini harbors:
- the pepF gene encoding oligoendopeptidase F; this translates as MANEAVVKALPSRSEIPVEETWRLEDIFASDKEWENEFQDVKSQISGIKEFEGKLGESADTLYNALQFQDKLLERIGKLYTYAHMRYDQDTTNSFYQGLDDRMKNLYSQAGSQLAFIVPEILSLEESKVKGFLNKKTELKLYEHAIEEINLQRPHVLSGEVEALLAEASEVMDASSNTFGMLNNADLKFPSVKDENGEEVEITHGRYIRFLESADQRVRRDAFKAVYDTYGNFRNTFASTISGNVKKDNFNARIRKYDSARHAALSANNIPESVYDNLVNTVNDHLHLLHRYVKLRKKVLGVDELHMYDLYTPLVKDVKMEIPYKQAEELVIKGLAPLGEEYSQILKEGFENRWVDVHENKGKRSGAYSSGAYGTNPYILMNWQDNVNNLFTLAHEFGHSVHSYYTRKNQPYPYGNYSIFVAEVASTCNEALLNDYLLKTIDDEQKRIYLLNHYLEGFRGTVFRQTMFAEYEHLIHQKAQNNEALTADSLTSEYYALNKKYFGEEDIVIDEEIGLEWARIPHFYYNYYVYQYATGFSAATALSKQILEEGEPAVKRYIDFLSAGSSDYPIEVLKKAGVDMTSADPIRDACKVFEEKLNELEQLLS